The genomic DNA GGAGTTAGGCGGAAGCCGGTCGTCCGGCTCTCCTCCCGGACGGCTATAGAATTGCTCGTTGACCGCGCGAGAGAGCGACAGCGTGATCCATCATCGGCCGATTCCTATCTCTGGAAGTGAAAACGCATCCCCTGCACATATGCCTCCACTGCCTGCCTCTCCCGCACTCCTCCTAAAGGCAAAGGCAATAAATGTTTGTGTATGATTCGAATACGTTAAATGAATGAGGTTGAcccagattctttttttttaaggccCAGCGTTTCTTAGCGTGCCTCTGTAAAACAATATTTAAGTAGAGGTGACCGCGTACCAATCCTCTGATGTGTGTGTACAAAAACAAATCGGCGCACAAGAACACTTGTTTCTTTTCGTTACATCATTTTGATTATGAATCGCCGAGCCATCTCTGCCGATACGTTATCTCATTAATATTCGCGGCCCGTACATCCTGCCTTCATCCACGTTGTGTGCGTTTCACGCGTTCAAGCGATCTCGCgtgtgtacccccccccccccccccctccgcaagGACGTCCTTTCAGTAGGATGTTCCACATGAAACGCGATTCCAGAGCGGTGAGTGCAAATGTCGGGTATCGTATTCGATGTGGACATCATACATCATAGACGATACACACACGCCATTTTACGATGTCTACGCTctctaaaaacaaaaaaacaaaaaacaaaaaaacagttaCGTTTCGGCCACTCAACTAAACGAGGCACGTACGCATAATGCTCGAACCAATACGCGCAGGGGGAAAAACAACAAGCACAGAGAAAAACTTCTGCAGTCCCTTTACAACGACCGGACAATCATCGACAAAACAAAGTACCTCACATCTGCTCCCCTGCATCTCAGGTAATACGAACCACAGCCGTAAGATTCGTTATTATGAATGCAAGAAAACCATGCGCAATGTCCTTTTTTAAAAAAGGTATCTCAGGCAATGGGAGGCCTGAAAAAGCGCCAGCGGAAATTGCTTTCTTCTCCCGCCTAACGAATTGTGAGAATGCCCTTTCATGAGCGCTTAATTGGTTTAGGCGTATTGTTGTTTTGTGCATCTTATCCTTAGCTCGAACGTGTGTTGTTGATTCGCTTGGTTTTATACTTGTATACCAACCCATGTTGCAATGCCTCTACGCCGTCGGGTATTGCGTAAATAAATTAAAGATGGAAAACGGCAGTAAGCCCCCTCTGTTCAGGAGTAAGCATTGTGTAGCTATAGTACTTTTATAGTATTTCAGCGCCATGTCCTCAAGGTAAGAGAAACGACATGCGTGATGCTAAACCAGACTATGTAGCATTAGACCGTATACATTTTTCATCCGCTACGCGGTATCCTACGGGCGTTCATGTGCAAGCACATAGGCTGTACGGTGATTgtcgtgaaagaaagaaagaaagaaagtgagaaagaaggaaagaaagaaggaaggaaagaaagtaagaaagaaggaaagaaagaaggaaaggaagaaagtaagaaagaaggaaagaaagaaagaaggaaggaaagaaggaaagaaagaaagaaagaaagaaagaaagaaagaaagaaagaaagaaagaaagaaagaaagaaagaaagaaagaaagaaagaaagaaagaaagactgccaGATATCTTTCAAGAATTTCTCGTTACGGTGTAACACAATTTGTGTCGAGATGGGCTCCATGCGCGCAGCGTCTGCAGAAGTGACGGAGATATGAAATGTTTCGCAAGCCAGCTGCACTGACCAAGGGTGAAAagtgagacaaaaaaaagaaagagagaggaatgAAGAACTGACCGGGGGGCGCAGCGCGGCGTCTCGTTACCACTGCACTTGGGCAACGTGCGACGCGTGCAATCTCGCTGAATGGCTTATCCTCCATTGCAACAGACTGGCAACTCAAGACCGCGGAACTGTTTCCGCAAACGTACCCCCTTCAGTACGCCGCCATGTGGCGGACGCCTTTATGCGCCCGTACACACTGGCACGTTCGTTGTGACGCCTTCTATATACGTGACGCATGTGTACATGCATAATGTGTACACGTGTGACGGCATGTGGTGGACGTCTTTATACGCCCATACACACTGGCACGTTCGTTGTGACACAGTGTATATATACGTGACGCGTCATGTGTACGTGTGTGACGCCATATACGGCGTCACAAGTGAAGAGGCATATAGACATTTCCCTGTGCATTTCGCGAATAATCTTTCAAATGTGTCCCGCAGGTACATGTGAGGCAGCATGCCCTCGTGAGACTCCGTCTACATTCCAAAACATATTGCCCTTAATATTtggttttaatgcgatagcattcttAGCTACGGAAAGGCGATTTTTACATACGGCATACGGAAAGGCGATTTTTACAAGATATGCGAGGAGACGGTTACGGGCGGTTACCTTCAGCCTCTTACGTGGTACCTAAAGAACGATACAAATgatgttaggatggatagttgggcgggttggttaagcatgatttctgaagtgaaggcgctaaaatgacgaaggacaaagaagaaacacacacacacacacagggcgcctttttttgtgtgtgtgtttcttctttgtcctccgtcattttagcgccttcacttcagaaatgaTACAAATGAAAACCAcagtgtgagggggggggggattcagaTTTGCAGCATACTATAGTCGGTAATAAGAATCCACTTGAGAAGCGATTACGTTCCTGAGGTGTCTAATGGTCTCAGCAGGACATGAGTAAACGTGCAATCGTCCACACGACTCGCTTCCTGCGGCTTCTTTTGCAAGAATGTGAGGTCTGTATGCTAGCGAATACGGTacagttaaaaaaagaagaaaaaaaaagacagagcgaGCCGTTGCACGCGTGGCACACTGTCAACGGGAAACTATTTAATCACTCGTTTTTGTTATTCTTCATCTCTTTTTGTCGTATACTTCTAAATTATGTCGCTCTGTTTGCGCAGCTTTCCCGTAAGCGTTCTCTCATTTTTTCCCATTTCTCTTTCTGCTCTCGTAAAGTTCAATGCTCGTTTACACATTCCTGTTCTTCAATGATCCGCTGTTTCATTCGCATTTCGTTCATGTTCCAATGCTCTatccactggttatgtgccattcCCTGTGAACAAGAACGATAACAACTAAGacaattaaagaaaaacgttttaaCTTGCATTTGCCTGTATAGTGTAAACAAGCGTATAACTATGTATAGCCATCAACTGCACGAATACTCAGCTCAGTACTCGTTTATGATCTCTCTCTgttttgttgtagttgttgttttTCTATTTTCGACTTGCGCGTTCTAAACGTTCGATGGAAACGCAGACCAATCCAGGCAGTTTCGAGCATGCATTGGACCATACAACACTTGCGGCTGATGTCAAGTGCATGCTGTGTGTAGAAGATATCGCCCAGGTCGCGTTTTATTGATAGCTTGGTAAGTGAGACGAGACGCTCATTAGCTCAGTGTAGACCATGGCTCAATAGTTGAGTCTGCAGCATTTCGGTCAACCCTTTCCAAGAACGTTTCGCATGGACGCGTTCTTCATCGCGGATATCCCCAATTCCAGTTATACACCTTCGGTAAATAAATGTGTGTCGTCGTTCCAGCCTGTAGGCCTCTGTTGCAACTTAATTTGCTCTGTTACTCTCAGAAACGTGATGAATACCTTATTTCATGTATTGTACCGTAAACGCAATACACCCATGCCACGTAACGGCTGCCTAGGCCTCTGTGAACCTGTTTAATTACATCTTTGAGCCTAGCTCAGCCATTCAGACCGTTTCTGGCGAAATAACACAAATTTGTAACTTGAATAAACTTTAGATAACAACTTACTTGAGCAGAGCCAGCCGTGTAAAAGCAATATTGGTTGCAACGTGAGTGGGCCGACAGCTGTAGGTCAGTTGTCAGTGTGTTTAACAGCTAATATCATATCCGTTTCCATTTGTGCCTATACAGATACAATATAAAACAGAAATAGACATGCGTTCATtcattctttactttttttttctgctatagAGAGCTATGATCATTAACCAAGTTGAAATAGTTAGTGGGCTCGATTAGGATACAAACAGTGGGATGGAGACGTCGCGTGTCACAAGATGCCTGGAATCAGCCCATCATATATTTATGGCCACCCCCTTGCAGTTGCTCTCTTGCCCTTTGCGgaccccagagagagagagagagagacttccaTCACGAGGAATTATGCATTAAAGCACAGAACACGGCATCAGTTATGCAAAGTATCCAAAACAGAGCGATCACAAATAGAATTGAGTAACTTGGGCTCCCGAGCATTGCACACGTCATCAATGACAAGAAACAACTATAGCGTTCCGTTTACACAAGGAACACTTGAACGTAATAAATCACACGTTTCTCCGGAGCACAGTTGATCCCCAACCATGCATGGTCGAAATTTCGAGAGATTGCACACCGGAGCAAATAGCGCCCCAAACTCAAGAGCAAAGTGTAGCGCCGATGGACACTCatgtaaatatatttttttttcttttgcagtacAGTACACAAACTCGTTATTAGTTTTCTGCCCAGCACTTTGAGTAAAGGCGCAAAATCCAGCGCGCAATGTAAACACGTAGCATTCGACTCAAATGTGAACATCGATGCCGTGTATACCGAAATGCATCGCAGCTGCATGTTACATCTGTGCGGCGACTTCGCCATGTTCTGCATACAGCGCTTCGATGAAACACGCATATACGCACGAGGGCCGCCAACCCAGCGGTCACTTGTTAATAGCTAAACCATAGTTCTTTGCCCGGACGTGAAAAGCGCTCCTATTTCCAAAGGTATCGTTCTTCTATATAGGCAGTCAATGCCGGGTGGCCATGAGGAGCGTCGATTCACGTACGACTCAAGCTCAAACTGAGCGACGTGGTACGCAAACGTACCCTCGTAGTGCCCATTCGCAGTATGTGAACGCACCACTATACGTCCTATACCCAATGTTATCGTTGCATGTATACATGCAACCCTCTACGCATATCATATTATCACAGTGTCGATTTGTACCAATCGTATCGCTACGTAAGCACCCGTGTACACGACCAAAAAGGCGTCGCTGCATATAGAACGCTGCATGCATTGCATTCGTTCATGTCTGACTGCGTCGATGCATATACGACGTGTCTgttgtgaaaaagaaagcaaaaaaaaaagaaaagaaaaagatagtCACAGTATCCCATGCTACAACTCGGAGATTGTAAAGCGATAACATTCTTCGAGATCGGCCAACCCCCACGCCTTTATTGCACTAGCGCTCTGGGGGCCAGCCCCGTGTTGCAAATCGCATTCAAACCTCTGCGAGAATGCACATTATGCACCGACGTCACAACCGATATAATGTAAGGAAATATGGCTTTCATTCGACCTAATTCATTTGTAAATCAGCGTTTCCATCCAATCGGCCCCAGTGATAACGTATACAGACGGAGCGCCGATCGCTCTATTTCACGAAGCATTGAAATATAGAATCGTTACATCACACCGGCCCACGATTGGCACCACGCGTAAGACGTCCACTGCCTTCGAAATCAGACGGCATTATTTTGCGCCGGCACCATCAACGAACGCCAGTGCGTGTTCCGTATAACGTTATCGAAAAGTATCGTATCGTAGAGAACAACTCGCTATACAAAGTCAAGCGCTCAGAGCTAGAGTACTGTAGAGAGTGCGCCTCACCATATTTAAAGGAAATCAATAGTGCACCACGTGCAAATTTCTTTCCCTCTGGCAAGTAAGTGCATACGATCACCCAGACTAACCCAATTCTGTTTTCGAGAGTTGACACCTATCTGCGCACTCCAATACACTTGCTTAGGGAAAGCTTTATCAGCCTGCACTTGCATGCAGTTAGGGAGGGCACCGTCAAAGTGAGAGCCGCACGTTACAGTGTTCTCTTCAAAAGTGGTCCGTACTGTACACACGCATGCGATATACTGTACGAAAACGATGTATAATACAGGCccggaaagaaaaggaaacatggTATCGTTCCACAACAAAGCCCCAACACGCCCTTCCCACTCGcgcacttcacacacacacacacacacacggaagcGTCCTCGTTGCCCAGTATGTATAGTGACTCACCTGTCCTTAGCCTCGGCGGCCCTGTCCCGCTGCCTGCGGTTCTTGAACCAGTTGCTCACTTGCGTCGTGGTCAGGCCCGTCGCCTCGGCGAGCTCCCGCTTCTCCCTGGGCGACGGGTACGGGTTGTGCGCGTACCACTCCCGCAGGATGTTGCGCGACTTCTCCTTGAAGCAGTAGCTGGTCTCCTCGCCGTCCCATATGGTTCGGGGCAGGGGGAACTTCCTGCGAATCCGATACTTCCCAACTGCGCCCAGCGGCCGGCCCCGGAGCCGCTCAGCCTCGATGTAGTGCGCCTTGAGCCAGAGCGCCTGCAGCTTGGGGTGCGAGGCAGCGGAGAAGTGATGGGATTCCAGGATGCGGTACAGTTCCTTGAAGTTGCCCCGGTGGAAGGCCACGAGGGCCTTGGCCTTCAGCACGCTCTCGTTCTTCTGCAGGTGCTCGCAGGCGGGCAGCGACCACAGGAAGCGGCCCAGCCGCTCGATGTTGCCCGACTGCTGCAGCACCTCGCACACGCACGCCACCTGCTCCTGGGTGAAGCCGAACGAGGGGAGCATGCTCGCCGATGAGACCGCGCCGGCCGTCGGACCGAACTGCATGGACATGCACAGATCCCGAAGACGAAGTCCCTCGCTCTCTCAAAAAGAAAAGCTTCGTCCGCCGCGGTTTTGTTTAGAGACACACAGACTTGTAGAATGATGGCCCAACGCTGTCTCGCTTCAGCAGCCAACGCCCGAAGACGTCGACGACGTCTTGTCTCTCACCGTTCCGGTTCTTCCGAGTCAACCCCCCGGTGGGCCTCTAGCGGCGAAGCGCAGCCGGGAGGGAGAATCGCGGCACCGACTGGTCGATCGGGGACACCCGCGAAGACGTCGAGACGGCGACGTCGCC from Dermacentor albipictus isolate Rhodes 1998 colony chromosome 7, USDA_Dalb.pri_finalv2, whole genome shotgun sequence includes the following:
- the LOC135919297 gene encoding homeobox protein SIX1-like, whose translation is MSMQFGPTAGAVSSASMLPSFGFTQEQVACVCEVLQQSGNIERLGRFLWSLPACEHLQKNESVLKAKALVAFHRGNFKELYRILESHHFSAASHPKLQALWLKAHYIEAERLRGRPLGAVGKYRIRRKFPLPRTIWDGEETSYCFKEKSRNILREWYAHNPYPSPREKRELAEATGLTTTQVSNWFKNRRQRDRAAEAKDRDPNDKLPTKGSGNSNHSSKSGSDSGGCMSPPDSSTLLKSDRHHGGSNKASPPPPSSIVTSGGVPHHLHLGGLPGSPVTPTTELSLHHPHSMNGLFGSDLKSSSSTGAPVLAPSVHPTSTLTAAAAAAAAAAASGGGDPSSVLPGTGASGFRLGHPLVSAAALSDLSLGLTPDYQAL